A window of Gammaproteobacteria bacterium contains these coding sequences:
- a CDS encoding CopD family protein, producing the protein MLWVKAFHIIFMVTWFAGLFYLPRLFVYHAMSDDQLSLDRFAVMEHKLFWGIMTPSAVLTIAFGLWLLVSGWPIYQSAVWMHVKLSLVILLGGYHIWCWTLLRAFQRGGNKRSHVWYRWFNEAPVLLLAAIVILVIVQPF; encoded by the coding sequence CGTGGTTCGCGGGGCTTTTTTATTTGCCACGGTTGTTCGTCTACCACGCCATGAGCGACGACCAATTAAGCCTGGATCGCTTCGCCGTCATGGAGCACAAGCTGTTCTGGGGCATCATGACGCCCAGCGCCGTACTCACTATCGCATTCGGCTTGTGGTTGTTGGTCAGCGGATGGCCAATTTATCAATCAGCCGTCTGGATGCACGTCAAACTCAGCCTGGTAATTCTGCTCGGCGGCTATCACATCTGGTGTTGGACGCTGTTGCGAGCCTTTCAGCGGGGCGGCAATAAACGAAGTCATGTCTGGTATCGCTGGTTTAATGAAGCGCCGGTACTCTTACTTGCGGCCATTGTAATCCTGGTCATCGTGCAGCCATTCTAA